TCGCCGGGGCGGCCGAGGGATTCGCCCTGCTGGCCAACCTGCGCCCGGCGCTGGCGGCGATCATCGCGCCGGCGTTCACCGAGCCGCAGGCGGCGCTGAGTGCCGCCGGTGTGCCGGTGCACCACGTAGTGCTGCCGGCGCCCTTCGGCCTCGCGGGTGCGGTTGTCCCCGAGGACGCCGACCTTGTCGTCGTGGGCAATCCCACCAATCCGACCTCGGTGCTGCACGGCCGCGAGGAGTTGCTCGCGTTGCGCCGGCCCGGCCGGATCCTGGTGGTCGACGAGGCCTTCGCCGACTCGATTCCCGGCGAGCCGGAATCGCTGGCCGGTGACGCGCTGCCCGACGTGCTGGTGCTGCGCAGCCTGACCAAGACCTGGGCGCTGGCCGGACTGCGGGTGGGTTACGCGCTGGGATCGCCGGAGGTGTTGGCGCGGTTGACCGCTCAGCGGGCGCACTGGCCGGTGGGCACGCTGCAGCTGACGGCCATTGCGGCGTGTTGCGCACCGGAGGCGGTTG
The sequence above is drawn from the Mycobacterium marseillense genome and encodes:
- the cobC gene encoding Rv2231c family pyridoxal phosphate-dependent protein CobC, with product MASLNLSPPAARYHGDQAVAPGMLDFAVNVRHGQPPDWLLRRLAARLPDLARYPSLDDIHAAQDAAARRHGRARDEVLPLAGAAEGFALLANLRPALAAIIAPAFTEPQAALSAAGVPVHHVVLPAPFGLAGAVVPEDADLVVVGNPTNPTSVLHGREELLALRRPGRILVVDEAFADSIPGEPESLAGDALPDVLVLRSLTKTWALAGLRVGYALGSPEVLARLTAQRAHWPVGTLQLTAIAACCAPEAVAEAATGAARLEQLRAEMVAGLASVGADVVDGRAPFVLFGTPEAVALRKRLHDRGIAIRRCDTFVGLDDRYLRAAVRREWPLLVQAIAEAHR